From Toxotes jaculatrix isolate fToxJac2 chromosome 1, fToxJac2.pri, whole genome shotgun sequence, a single genomic window includes:
- the LOC121184019 gene encoding frizzled-3-like, with amino-acid sequence MSLVISSGFLGDEKSISLSHCAEMSDIKMQAPARGGFMTYWFSETTTVYCRQRVPVCFSFFLISIFLLLFSLVTPALSIHMESIESHSEFSCEPIRLRMCQDLPYNTTFMPNLLNHYDQQTAALAMEPFHPMVNLVCSTDLRMFLCALYAPVCTVYGQVSMPCRSLCQRARDECHKLMEIFGVAWPEDMECSRFPDCDQPYPRPEDLLTDSDPTDQSSMTVQRDFGFWCPRELKVDPDLGYTFMGRKDCSAPCPSMFFNQQELTFTRYFIGVVSIVCLSATLFTFLTFLIDVTRFRYPERPIIFYAVCYVMVSLVFFLGFLLEDRVACNAVSPSQFRASTITQGSHNKACTLFFMVLYFFTMAGSVWWVILTITWFLAAVPKWGSEAIEKKALLFHAIAWGLPGALTVTLLALNKIEGDGISGVCFIGLYDIDALRWFVLAPLCLNVAVGVSLLLVGIVALNRVRMEIPLEKENQTKLVKFMIRMGVFSVLYLVPLLTVIGCYLYEHTYRNIWETTWMEENCRRYHIPCPYKVEQTSRPLMVLFLIKYLMMLVVGIPSVFWVGSKKTCFEWASFLHGRRRKDSGVNESRQVLQEQPDFAQSLLREPNTPIIRKSRGTSTQGTSTHASSTHLAVLDDLDEPVRTHHGHPASTRSKASSVHSKASYHGSLRRTRDDRSDTMVYRGTEERSFHGSMPRLDHPLSTHSSLHQLDSRSRHSSQQDISEAPPTLITHGTSASGSQAAENDGTSA; translated from the exons ATGTCTTTGGTGATATCTAGTGGTTTTCTGGGTGATGAAAAATCCATCAGTCTGAGCCACTGTGCAGAAATGTCAGACATTAAGATGCAGGCACCTGCCAGAGGAGGATTTATGACATACTGGTTTTCAGAAACTACAACAGTCTACTGCAGACAGCGAgttcctgtctgtttttctttcttccttatCTCTATTTTCTTACTACTTTTCTCCCTGGTTACACCTGCTCTGTCCATTCATATGGAGTCCATAGAGAGCCACAGTGAGTTTAGCTGTGAGCCCATCAGACTGAGAATGTGCCAGGATCTGCCTTACAACACCACCTTTATGCCCAATCTACTGAATCACTATGACCAGCAGACAGCTGCGCTAGCCATGGAG CCTTTTCATCCCATGGTAAACCTAGTGTGCAGTACTGACCTGAGGATGTTCCTGTGTGCCCTGTACGCCCCAGTGTGCACGGTGTACGGCCAGGTGTCCATGCCATGTCGATCACTCTGCCAGCGGGCCAGAGACGAGTGCCACAAACTCATGGAGATATTTGGAGTAGCTTGGCCAGAAGACATGGAGTGCAGCAG GTTTCCAGATTGTGATCAGCCCTATCCTCGTCCAGAGGACCTGCTGACAGACTCTGATCCTACTGACCAGTCATCCATGACTGTGCAAAGAGACTTCGGTTTCTGGTGCCCTAGAGAGCTCAAGGTTGACCCAGACCTGGGTTACACTTTCATGGGCAGGAAGGATTGTTCTGCCCCATGCCCCTCCATGTTCTTCAACCAGCAGGAGCTGACATTCACTCGATACTTCATAGGAGTCGTCTCtattgtctgtttgtctgcaacACTCTTCACCTTCCTGACATTTCTCATTGATGTTACCAG GTTTCGATACCCTGAGCGTCCAATAATCTTCTACGCTGTGTGTTATGTCATGGTGTCACTGGTGTTTTTCCTTGGTTTCCTATTGGAAGACAGGGTAGCGTGCAATGCAGTCAGCCCTTCTCAGTTCAGAGCTTCAACCATAACACAGGGCTCACACAACAAG GCATGCACTCTGTTCTTCATGGTCCTGTATTTCTTCACCATGGCGGGCAGCGTGTGGTGGGTCATACTGACAATCACTTGGTTCCTGGCCGCTGTGCCTAAATGGGGCAGCGAGGCTATTGAGAAGAAAGCCCTCCTCTTCCACGCCATTGCCTGGGGGCTCCCAGGGGCCCTGACTGTCACCCTGCTGGCTCTGAACAAAATTGAAGGAGATGGGATCAGTGGAGTGTGTTTCATAGGCCTGTATGACATAGACGCCCTGAGGTGGTTTGTTCTGGCACCACTCTGCCTCAATGTGGCG GTGGGGGTCTCTCTCCTGTTGGTGGGCATTGTGGCTCTGAATCGGGTGCGCATGGAGATCCCTCTGGAGAAGGAAAACCAGACCAAACTAGTCAAGTTTATGATCCGAATGGGAGTGTTCTCGGTGCTCTACCTTGTCCCCCTGCTAACTGTGATTGGGTGCTACCTGTACGAACACACCTACCGTAACATTTGGGAGACAACATGGATGGAGGAGAACTGCAGGCGCTATCACATCCCCTGTCCATAcaag GTGGAGCAGACCAGTCGGCCACTCATGGTTTTGTTCCTAATTAAATACTTGATGATGCTGGTGGTGGGGATTCCCTCCGTTTTCTGGGTGGGCAGTAAGAAGACCTGTTTTGAGTGGGCCAGCTTCCTGCACGGACGCAGACGCAAAGA cagtggCGTGAATGAGTCTCGCCAGGTGTTGCAGGAGCAGCCAGACTTTGCCCAGTCTCTGCTGCGTGAACCCAACACACCCATTATTAGGAAGTCCAGAGGAACATCCACTCAG GGCACCTCCACCCACGCCTCCTCCACCCACTTGGCCGTCCTAGATGACCTTGACGAACCAGTCAGAACTCATCACGGCCACCCCGCCTCCACTAGGAGCAAAGCCAGCAGCGTCCACAGCAAGGCCAGCTACCACGGCAGCCTGCGCCGCACACGAGATGACAG gagCGATACTATGGTTTACCGAGGTACAGAGGAGCGCAGTTTTCATGGGAGCATGCCTCGTCTTGACCACCCGCTCTCCACTCACAGCAGCCTCCATCAGTTAGACAGCCGCTCAAGGCACAGCAGCCAGCAAGACATATCTGAGGCCCCACCTACCCTCATCACCCACGGAACCTCGGCAAGTGGCAGCCAAGCTGCAGAAAATGATGGCACCAGCGCCTGA